One stretch of Longimicrobium sp. DNA includes these proteins:
- the mrdA gene encoding penicillin-binding protein 2, with protein sequence MATLIDRSLSTRNGSLSTYNRSLSTYNPYHPHARRRRAFQAGFGILMMLGLLGAAFFRTQIVRNDEFVLRSDDNRFRIQPIPAPRGAILDRNGKVIAETVTGYSLTTDPGPPEQLRARLRQVAGVVGLDDARIQELVEWGMRHRDEPVQVSHNLSFAQVSWFAERSGRLTGLHVDPYPIRHYPAGAAVGHVVGYVSEISDRELESEDWRGYRSGQNIGKTGLEREYERMLGGRAGARYVEVDARGKLVRGLTRRLSEDPAAGENVRLTLDLDLQRYIHQVWPADRRGAVVAMVPSTGEILALYSAPTYDPNLLVGSIPRAVWQQLNTDPGKPLLNRATHGTYPPGSTWKLATALIGLERGVITPTQVMPIACTGGMSYAGRYSHCWKREGHGPQNLLQAIQNSCNVYFYQLGIMLGLDVLTREGTRLGFGRKTGVDLPSEKAGNFPTGREWYVRRFGWRPPPSEVMNVAIGQGPNDETPLRMAQFFSALAGNGTSRTPHLLMKPLNTIPVETDLHVAPTTLAAVHEGLARVIEEGGTAHAVELRNWQLSGKTGTSQNSADPARPHGWFTGFAGPRGKPPEIVVAVIVEFGEHGASSAAPIASEAANFYLNKIHGRPTPALLAPESARVGAMMGAPPPPPPSINPGTVGSMRN encoded by the coding sequence ATGGCAACCCTGATCGACCGCTCGCTGAGCACGCGCAACGGCTCGCTGAGCACCTACAATCGCTCGCTGAGCACGTACAACCCGTACCACCCGCACGCCCGGCGCCGTCGCGCGTTCCAGGCGGGCTTCGGCATCCTGATGATGCTGGGGCTGCTGGGGGCGGCGTTCTTCCGCACGCAGATCGTCCGCAACGACGAGTTCGTGCTGCGCTCGGACGACAACCGCTTCCGCATCCAGCCCATCCCCGCCCCGCGCGGCGCCATCCTGGACCGCAACGGCAAGGTCATCGCCGAAACCGTCACCGGCTACTCGCTGACCACCGACCCCGGCCCGCCGGAGCAGCTGCGCGCGCGCCTGCGGCAGGTGGCGGGGGTGGTGGGGCTGGACGACGCGCGCATCCAGGAGCTGGTGGAGTGGGGCATGCGCCACCGCGACGAGCCGGTGCAGGTGTCGCACAACCTGAGCTTCGCGCAGGTGTCGTGGTTCGCGGAGCGGAGCGGCCGGCTCACCGGGCTGCACGTGGACCCGTACCCCATCCGCCACTACCCGGCGGGCGCGGCGGTGGGGCACGTGGTGGGGTACGTGTCGGAGATCAGCGACCGCGAGCTGGAGAGCGAGGACTGGCGCGGCTACCGCAGCGGCCAGAACATCGGCAAGACGGGGCTGGAGCGCGAGTACGAGCGCATGCTGGGCGGCCGCGCCGGCGCGCGCTACGTGGAGGTGGACGCGCGCGGCAAGCTGGTGCGCGGGCTGACGCGGCGGCTGAGCGAGGACCCCGCGGCGGGCGAGAACGTGCGCCTTACGCTGGACCTGGACCTGCAGCGCTACATCCACCAGGTGTGGCCGGCGGACCGCCGCGGCGCGGTCGTCGCCATGGTGCCGTCGACCGGCGAGATCCTGGCGCTGTACTCGGCGCCCACGTACGACCCCAACCTGCTGGTGGGCTCCATCCCCCGCGCGGTGTGGCAGCAGCTGAACACCGATCCCGGCAAGCCGCTGCTGAACCGCGCCACGCACGGGACGTATCCCCCCGGCTCCACCTGGAAGCTGGCCACGGCGCTGATCGGGCTGGAGCGCGGCGTGATCACCCCCACGCAGGTGATGCCCATCGCCTGCACCGGCGGGATGAGCTACGCCGGGCGCTACAGCCACTGCTGGAAGCGCGAGGGGCACGGCCCGCAGAACCTGCTGCAGGCCATTCAGAACTCGTGCAACGTCTACTTCTACCAGCTGGGGATCATGCTGGGGCTGGACGTGCTGACGCGCGAGGGCACGCGGCTGGGGTTCGGGCGGAAGACGGGGGTGGACCTGCCCTCGGAGAAGGCGGGGAACTTCCCCACCGGGCGCGAGTGGTACGTGCGCCGCTTCGGGTGGCGGCCGCCGCCCAGCGAGGTGATGAACGTGGCCATCGGGCAGGGGCCGAACGACGAGACGCCGCTCAGGATGGCGCAGTTCTTCTCGGCGCTCGCGGGCAACGGAACGTCGCGCACGCCGCACCTGCTGATGAAGCCGCTGAACACCATCCCGGTGGAGACGGACCTGCACGTGGCGCCCACCACGCTGGCGGCGGTGCACGAGGGGCTGGCGCGGGTGATCGAGGAGGGCGGCACCGCGCACGCCGTGGAGCTGCGCAACTGGCAGCTCTCCGGGAAAACGGGAACGTCGCAGAACTCGGCGGACCCCGCGCGGCCGCACGGGTGGTTCACCGGGTTCGCGGGGCCGCGCGGAAAGCCGCCGGAGATCGTGGTGGCGGTGATCGTGGAGTTCGGCGAGCACGGCGCGTCGTCGGCGGCGCCGATCGCGTCGGAGGCGGCGAACTTCTACCTGAACAAGATCCACGGCCGGCCCACGCCGGCGCTGCTGGCCCCCGAGTCGGCCCGCGTGGGCGCGATGATGGGCGCGCCGCCGCCCCCGCCGCCGTCCATCAACCCCGGCACCGTGGGCTCCATGCGGAACTGA
- the rho gene encoding transcription termination factor Rho → MTISAQTAAAEREPRPAAAPAASGLLEILPSGSGFLRTLANGYQSADGDVFVSQSLIRRFGLRTGDRVEGSVGTPPGRGKSAPLDAVTAVNGLDPALARGRVDFGSLPATYPDEQLRLECESQRFRGKRDNTNRIIDLIAPLGKGQRALIVAPSKAGKTTVLQNIMEGVAVNYPEAVLLVLLVDERPEEVTEMEMLGRGEVIASSFDCPAERHVAVAEMVLEHARRQVESGRDVVIVLDSLTRLARAYNTTERGTGRVLSGGIDSGALEKPKRFFGSARKVRGGTGSLTIIATALIETGSRGDEVIFEEFKGTGNSEIVLDRELADRRIFPAINVDKSSTRREELLFAADEVDKAMQLRRALNSLQPADAIELLNKQLNDTKTNRELLSRLR, encoded by the coding sequence ATGACCATTTCCGCCCAAACTGCCGCAGCGGAGCGCGAGCCGCGCCCGGCCGCCGCCCCCGCCGCGTCGGGCCTCCTCGAGATCCTTCCCAGCGGCAGCGGTTTCCTGCGTACCCTGGCCAACGGCTACCAGTCGGCCGACGGCGACGTGTTCGTCAGCCAGTCGCTGATCCGCCGCTTCGGGTTGCGCACCGGCGACCGCGTGGAGGGCTCGGTGGGCACGCCGCCGGGGCGCGGCAAGAGCGCCCCGCTGGACGCCGTGACCGCGGTGAACGGGCTGGACCCGGCGCTCGCCCGCGGCCGCGTGGACTTCGGCTCGCTCCCGGCCACCTATCCCGACGAGCAGCTGCGCCTTGAGTGCGAGTCGCAGCGCTTCCGCGGCAAGCGCGACAACACCAACCGCATCATCGACCTCATCGCCCCGCTGGGGAAGGGGCAGCGCGCCCTGATCGTGGCGCCGTCGAAGGCCGGCAAGACCACCGTGCTCCAGAACATCATGGAGGGCGTGGCGGTCAACTATCCCGAAGCGGTGCTGCTGGTGCTGCTGGTGGACGAGCGCCCCGAGGAAGTGACGGAGATGGAGATGCTGGGGCGCGGCGAGGTCATCGCCAGCTCCTTCGACTGCCCGGCCGAGCGGCACGTGGCGGTGGCCGAGATGGTGCTGGAGCACGCCCGCCGGCAGGTGGAGAGCGGGCGCGACGTGGTGATCGTGCTGGATTCGCTGACGCGCCTGGCGCGCGCCTACAACACCACCGAGCGCGGCACCGGCCGCGTGCTGTCGGGCGGCATCGACAGCGGCGCGCTGGAAAAGCCCAAGCGCTTCTTCGGCAGCGCGCGCAAGGTGCGCGGCGGCACCGGCAGCCTCACCATCATCGCCACCGCGCTGATCGAGACCGGCAGCCGCGGCGACGAGGTGATCTTCGAGGAGTTCAAGGGCACCGGCAACAGCGAGATCGTGCTGGACCGCGAGCTGGCCGACCGCCGCATCTTCCCGGCGATCAACGTGGACAAGAGCTCCACCCGCCGCGAGGAGCTGCTCTTCGCCGCCGACGAGGTGGACAAGGCCATGCAGCTGCGCCGCGCGCTGAACTCGCTGCAGCCCGCCGACGCCATCGAGCTGCTGAACAAGCAGCTGAACGACACCAAGACCAACCGCGAGCTGCTCAGCCGGCTCCGCTAG
- a CDS encoding sulfurtransferase, whose product MTDTLTTPTPIEARGYAHPEALVSTQWVADHLNDPGIRIAESDEDVLLYDVGHVPGAVKIDWHTDLQNPLDRDYLDEEAFAKLMREKGITPDTTVVFYGDKNNWWATYALWVFRLFGHNRVKIMDGGRKKWDDEGRPTSTDYPSYPPAEYPVPKRDDEKIRAFRDDVLQHVKKHGQLVDVRSPEEYRGEKLHMPEYPQEGAVRGGHIPGAKSMPWARAVNPDTGEFRGAEELRGLYEGQLGLKPGEETIAYCRIGERSSHTWFALSYLLGWPNVRNYDGSWTEWGNAVRLPIERP is encoded by the coding sequence ATGACCGACACGCTGACCACCCCCACCCCCATCGAGGCGCGCGGCTACGCGCACCCCGAGGCGCTGGTTTCCACGCAGTGGGTGGCCGACCACCTGAACGACCCCGGCATCCGCATCGCCGAGAGCGACGAGGACGTGCTGCTGTACGACGTGGGCCACGTTCCCGGCGCCGTGAAGATCGACTGGCACACCGACCTGCAGAACCCGCTGGACCGCGACTACCTGGACGAGGAGGCGTTCGCGAAGCTGATGCGCGAGAAGGGGATCACCCCCGACACCACCGTCGTCTTCTACGGCGACAAGAACAACTGGTGGGCCACGTACGCCCTCTGGGTCTTCCGCCTCTTCGGCCACAACCGGGTGAAGATCATGGACGGCGGGCGGAAGAAGTGGGACGACGAGGGGCGCCCGACCAGCACCGATTACCCGTCGTATCCGCCGGCCGAGTACCCGGTGCCCAAGCGCGACGACGAGAAGATCCGCGCCTTCCGCGACGACGTGCTGCAGCACGTGAAGAAGCACGGGCAGCTGGTGGACGTCCGCTCGCCCGAGGAGTACCGCGGCGAGAAGCTGCACATGCCCGAGTACCCGCAGGAAGGCGCCGTCCGCGGCGGCCACATCCCGGGGGCGAAGAGCATGCCCTGGGCGCGCGCCGTGAACCCCGACACCGGCGAGTTCCGCGGCGCCGAGGAACTGCGCGGGCTGTACGAGGGGCAGCTCGGGCTTAAGCCGGGCGAGGAGACCATCGCCTACTGCCGCATCGGCGAGCGCTCGTCGCACACCTGGTTCGCGCTCAGCTACCTGCTCGGCTGGCCGAACGTGCGCAACTACGACGGCTCGTGGACGGAGTGGGGCAACGCGGTGCGCCTCCCCATCGAGCGTCCGTAG
- a CDS encoding CDGSH iron-sulfur domain-containing protein, translating to MTDETPQAETPQVTITVRNNGPYRVEGPIRLVDADGNEYPLTPGKGISLCRCGASTNKPFCDGTHSKLGFQAAERAVREAEGGNS from the coding sequence ATGACCGACGAAACGCCGCAGGCCGAGACGCCGCAGGTCACCATCACCGTCCGTAACAACGGGCCGTACCGCGTGGAGGGGCCGATCCGGCTCGTGGACGCGGACGGGAACGAGTACCCGCTCACGCCGGGGAAGGGCATCTCCCTGTGCCGCTGCGGCGCGTCGACGAACAAGCCGTTCTGCGACGGCACGCACTCCAAGCTCGGCTTCCAGGCCGCCGAGCGCGCCGTCCGCGAGGCCGAGGGCGGCAACTCGTAG